From a single Pseudomonas triticicola genomic region:
- a CDS encoding transporter substrate-binding domain-containing protein yields MPSRVKDYLIALSAVLYLSANALAAPSASPDYALLSRSATEAVQTVLQPSQRQWLQTRSELKLGTSAPDYPPFDMTVSGQDYEGLTADYAGILGQATGLPIRVQRFPSREAAIRALIDGQIDLLGTANGYEAGNANLALSRPYAVDQPVLVTREDETRSLTEGLAGLRLSMVYHYLPLPEIKALYPKALITCYPSYQNAINAVAFDQADVFLGDTLSTHYMINKGYLNNVRMANFGKQEAHGFSFAVRRSNPQLLGIIDTVLAAIPSSQRDDIAKRWSAGSDLLLTDRKLQLTDREENWLKQHPVVSVVVNEAYAPLTFFDSAGNFRGISADLLELIRLRTGLRFEIQRSRNDAEMIRQIDNHKADLIAALLPSAEREKNLSFSRPYLENSYVLLTRKSADSPTNLGQLKGKRLAIAQGNPLVAYLHENFPGIELIETPDTFSAVSMLADNHVDGAVNSLVIANYFISSRIFDRPLQITTTIGTSQAAFSLATARDNTELASIINKALLSIAPEELGVINGRWRGYSTASQNIWQNYQRLFYQVVAAAGLILLLLLTWNAYMRHQIKQRQAAERALNDQLEFMRSLVNGTPHPIYVRDRQGLLQSCNDSYLEAFNARREDIIGKGVMQGTLSNACEAEAFQADYQRVIAEGIPLILDRPLHIGNRRLTIYHWILPYRDSSGDVQGIIGGWIDISERRQLFEKLRAAKEQADEANRAKSTFLATMSHEIRTPMNAVIGMLELTLRRIDPQHPDRASIDTAYHSAKDLLGLIGDILDIARIESGRLSLSPEWINLVDTVTSVARIFAGLARQKNLALQVVFNPPHPAVDVHLDPLRFKQVLSNLVSNAIKFTESGHVRITLDLIPADAAGRTLMQLTVQDSGSGISAEDQQRLFEPFSQADNGSRQAKNGAGLGLVISRNLCEMMGGQLQLSSQPGIGTQVCISLPLDSLPAKANPPKSEPLIKPATTPLHVLVVDDHPANRLLMCQQLEFLGHRFSIAEDGCSGLERWKADHFDLVIVDCNMPLMNDYDMTRGIRQLELQNHRQPCTVLGFTANAQPEEVQRCKLAGMNDCLFKPLSLTLLGQWIDSITPASPASVFDLQSLSLLTGNNPAQTRRMLMELLKSSRLDREELLRLSPEDDREALAVVAHKIKGAARIAQASRLIECCDELEAACEQALAPQEMARRWAATSQAMLELAQALQQQLTLADQGTVSES; encoded by the coding sequence ATGCCCAGCCGTGTAAAGGACTACCTGATTGCCTTGAGCGCTGTTCTGTACCTGAGCGCCAATGCCCTCGCCGCGCCAAGCGCTTCACCGGACTATGCATTGCTCAGCCGCTCGGCCACCGAGGCCGTTCAGACTGTCCTGCAGCCGTCACAACGGCAATGGCTGCAGACTCGCAGCGAACTGAAACTGGGTACCTCCGCACCTGATTACCCGCCATTCGACATGACCGTCAGTGGCCAGGACTACGAGGGACTGACCGCCGATTACGCAGGGATTCTCGGTCAGGCCACCGGTTTGCCGATTCGCGTGCAACGCTTTCCCTCCCGCGAGGCTGCAATCCGCGCCTTGATCGATGGCCAGATCGACCTGCTTGGCACAGCCAATGGCTACGAAGCAGGCAATGCCAACCTCGCGCTTTCCAGACCCTATGCGGTCGATCAGCCGGTACTGGTAACCCGCGAGGACGAAACCCGCTCGCTGACCGAAGGCCTCGCCGGCCTGCGCCTGAGCATGGTGTATCACTATTTGCCGCTTCCGGAGATCAAGGCGCTGTATCCCAAAGCGCTGATCACCTGCTATCCGTCCTATCAGAACGCTATCAACGCGGTGGCCTTCGACCAGGCCGATGTGTTTCTCGGCGACACCCTCTCCACCCATTACATGATCAACAAGGGCTATCTCAACAACGTCCGTATGGCCAACTTCGGCAAGCAGGAAGCCCATGGCTTCAGCTTCGCCGTGCGGCGCAGCAATCCGCAGCTGCTGGGCATCATCGACACGGTGCTCGCAGCGATCCCGAGCAGTCAGCGCGACGACATCGCCAAGCGCTGGAGCGCCGGCAGCGACCTGCTGCTCACTGACAGAAAACTGCAGCTGACAGATCGTGAGGAAAACTGGCTCAAGCAGCATCCCGTCGTCAGCGTGGTGGTCAATGAAGCTTACGCACCGTTGACCTTCTTCGACAGCGCCGGCAATTTCCGCGGCATCAGTGCCGACCTGCTCGAGCTGATCCGCTTGCGTACCGGCCTGCGTTTCGAGATTCAGCGCAGCCGCAACGATGCGGAAATGATCAGGCAGATCGACAACCACAAGGCCGATCTGATTGCCGCCCTGCTGCCCAGCGCCGAACGTGAAAAAAACCTGAGTTTCAGTCGCCCGTATCTGGAAAATTCCTACGTGCTGCTGACCCGCAAAAGCGCCGACAGCCCGACCAATCTGGGCCAACTCAAAGGCAAGCGTCTGGCGATCGCCCAAGGCAATCCGCTGGTCGCCTACTTGCATGAGAATTTTCCGGGCATCGAACTGATCGAAACCCCCGACACGTTCAGCGCCGTGTCGATGCTCGCCGACAACCATGTCGACGGTGCGGTGAACTCGCTGGTGATCGCCAACTATTTCATCTCATCGCGCATATTCGATCGGCCACTGCAAATCACCACCACGATCGGCACCAGTCAGGCAGCCTTCTCGCTGGCGACCGCACGTGACAACACCGAACTGGCCTCGATCATCAACAAGGCACTGCTGAGCATCGCTCCCGAGGAGCTCGGGGTGATCAACGGCCGCTGGCGCGGTTACTCCACGGCATCACAGAACATCTGGCAAAACTACCAGCGCCTGTTCTATCAAGTAGTCGCGGCCGCCGGCCTGATTCTGCTGCTGTTGTTGACCTGGAACGCCTACATGCGCCACCAGATCAAGCAACGCCAGGCTGCCGAACGAGCGCTGAACGATCAACTGGAGTTCATGCGCTCGCTGGTCAACGGCACGCCGCACCCGATCTACGTGCGAGATCGCCAGGGTCTGCTGCAAAGTTGCAACGACAGTTATCTCGAAGCGTTCAACGCCAGACGCGAGGACATCATCGGCAAAGGCGTGATGCAGGGCACCCTGAGCAACGCTTGCGAGGCCGAGGCATTCCAGGCCGATTACCAGAGAGTCATTGCCGAAGGCATTCCGTTGATCCTCGACCGGCCCCTGCACATCGGCAACCGCCGTTTGACGATTTACCACTGGATTCTTCCCTATCGCGACTCCAGCGGTGACGTTCAAGGGATTATCGGCGGCTGGATAGACATCAGTGAACGCCGCCAATTGTTTGAAAAACTGCGTGCAGCCAAAGAACAGGCGGACGAGGCGAACCGGGCCAAAAGTACCTTCCTGGCAACCATGAGCCATGAGATCCGTACACCGATGAACGCCGTAATCGGCATGCTCGAACTGACCCTGCGACGCATCGATCCGCAGCATCCCGATCGCGCATCGATCGACACGGCCTACCATTCGGCCAAGGATCTGCTCGGGCTGATCGGCGATATCCTCGACATTGCCCGCATTGAGTCGGGACGTCTGAGCCTCTCGCCGGAATGGATCAATCTGGTCGACACGGTGACCTCCGTTGCGCGTATCTTCGCCGGCCTCGCGCGGCAGAAAAACCTTGCCTTGCAAGTCGTCTTCAACCCGCCGCACCCGGCTGTGGATGTGCATCTGGATCCGCTGCGCTTCAAGCAGGTGCTGTCCAACCTGGTCAGCAACGCTATCAAGTTCACCGAAAGCGGCCACGTGCGGATCACCCTCGACCTGATCCCGGCAGATGCTGCTGGGCGAACATTGATGCAACTGACCGTGCAGGACAGCGGCTCAGGCATCAGCGCCGAAGATCAACAGCGCTTGTTCGAGCCGTTCTCGCAGGCGGACAACGGCAGTAGGCAGGCAAAAAACGGCGCCGGCCTCGGGCTGGTGATCAGTCGCAACCTGTGCGAAATGATGGGCGGACAACTGCAGTTGAGCAGCCAGCCCGGCATCGGCACTCAGGTGTGCATATCGCTGCCGCTGGACAGCCTGCCGGCAAAGGCGAATCCGCCGAAAAGCGAACCGTTGATCAAGCCTGCGACAACGCCGTTACATGTCCTGGTTGTCGACGATCATCCGGCCAACCGTTTGCTCATGTGTCAGCAATTGGAGTTTCTCGGTCATCGCTTCAGCATTGCCGAAGATGGCTGCAGCGGCCTCGAACGGTGGAAGGCCGATCATTTCGATCTGGTGATCGTCGATTGCAACATGCCCTTGATGAACGACTATGACATGACCCGTGGGATTCGCCAGCTTGAACTGCAAAACCATCGCCAGCCGTGCACCGTGCTGGGTTTCACCGCCAATGCCCAGCCGGAAGAAGTCCAGCGCTGCAAGCTCGCCGGCATGAACGACTGCCTGTTCAAACCGTTGAGTCTGACCCTGCTCGGACAGTGGATCGACAGCATCACGCCGGCATCACCGGCCTCGGTGTTCGACCTGCAAAGTCTGAGCTTGCTGACCGGTAACAACCCGGCGCAGACCCGACGCATGCTGATGGAACTGCTCAAGAGCAGCCGCCTCGACCGCGAGGAACTGCTCAGGCTGTCGCCCGAGGATGATCGCGAAGCGCTGGCAGTGGTTGCGCACAAGATCAAGGGCGCAGCACGCATCGCGCAGGCCTCGCGGCTGATTGAATGTTGTGATGAGCTTGAGGCCGCTTGCGAGCAAGCGCTCGCGCCACAGGAGATGGCGCGTCGCTGGGCGGCAACCAGCCAGGCGATGCTCGAACTGGCGCAGGCCCTGCAGCAGCAATTGACCCTGGCCGATCAAGGCACAGTCAGCGAGTCTTAA
- a CDS encoding response regulator transcription factor, with product MNSVFIVDDHPVIRLAVRMLLEHEGYKVVGETDNGVDAMQMVRECMPDLVILDISIPKLDGLEVLARFNTMGSNFKILILTAQCPTLFGIRCMQSGASGYVCKQEDLSELVSAIKAVLSGYNYFPSQALNPVRADDTRYAELELFKSVNDRELMVLQLFAQGRTNKEIAKGMFLSNKTVSTYKKRLMQKLKARSLVELIEMAKRNALV from the coding sequence ATGAACTCCGTTTTTATTGTGGACGATCATCCGGTCATCCGCCTCGCCGTGCGAATGCTCCTGGAACATGAAGGCTACAAGGTCGTCGGTGAGACCGATAACGGTGTCGATGCCATGCAGATGGTCCGTGAATGCATGCCCGACCTGGTCATTCTCGATATCAGCATCCCCAAGCTGGACGGCCTCGAAGTACTGGCCCGCTTCAACACCATGGGTTCCAATTTCAAGATTCTGATTCTGACGGCGCAGTGTCCTACGCTGTTCGGTATCCGCTGCATGCAATCCGGTGCATCGGGATATGTCTGCAAGCAGGAAGACTTGAGCGAATTGGTCAGTGCAATCAAAGCGGTACTTTCCGGTTATAACTATTTCCCCAGTCAAGCGCTTAATCCGGTGCGCGCCGACGACACTCGATACGCTGAACTTGAACTGTTCAAATCCGTCAATGACCGCGAACTGATGGTATTGCAGTTATTTGCTCAGGGACGTACCAACAAGGAAATAGCCAAGGGCATGTTTCTGAGCAACAAGACCGTCAGCACTTATAAAAAGCGTCTGATGCAAAAACTCAAAGCCAGATCCCTTGTAGAACTTATCGAGATGGCCAAACGTAACGCACTCGTGTGA